The genomic interval GAGAAAGAATACTTAATTAATTCTCCAGCATAATGAAATGTTTTTTCTGATGTACTAGGATATAAAAATCTCCCTGTATCTCCAACAATTCCAGCATATAATAGCCTTGCTGCTTCATCACTCATCTTTAACCCTTGGTCTTTTCCAAACAAATAAAACTCATAAATCAATTCACTAGTAGAACTAGCAGTAGTCTCCACCCAGACGATATCCCCATAGGCGTCATCATTTGGATGATGATCAATCTTAACAAGCATTTTACCTGTTACATAACGCTGATCACAAACTCTTTCCTGATTGGCTGTATCGCATACAATAACCAAAGCATCTTTATATGTACTATCATCAATCTCATCTAGTCTCCGCAAAAAGTTTAAGGAGATTTCTTCTTTCCCTACAGTGTACACCCTTTTTTCAGGGAATGAAGCTTTAATAATTTCAGCTAATCCCCCTTGTGAACCATATGCATCTGGATCAGGACGTACATGTCTATGAATAATAATGGTATCAAAAGCCTTAATGGCATCAATTATTTGCTGTTTCATCTATTTCTCCCTTCCTTTAATGACGGTCAATTAATT from Niallia sp. FSL W8-0635 carries:
- a CDS encoding DHH family phosphoesterase, producing the protein MKQQIIDAIKAFDTIIIHRHVRPDPDAYGSQGGLAEIIKASFPEKRVYTVGKEEISLNFLRRLDEIDDSTYKDALVIVCDTANQERVCDQRYVTGKMLVKIDHHPNDDAYGDIVWVETTASSTSELIYEFYLFGKDQGLKMSDEAARLLYAGIVGDTGRFLYPSTSEKTFHYAGELIKYSFSRTEMYDQMYELDPHIVKLSGFVLQNFEVHPNGVASMKLTKEILNQFQATPAQASLLVSSLGTVKGLKAWVFFIEELDQIRVRLRSKGPVINGIAKNYNGGGHPLASGATIYHWDEASAVVKDLEEVCK